ATACTTCAACGGGTTGCCCAGCCCGGCGAAGTAGAACTCCCTGGTCGCCAATATGGCAAGGTCGTCGTACTCTACTCCTCCAAGGTCTAAAACACCTTTCAAATTGTCTAAGTCTCCAGGCGTCTGGAGCTTGCTGAAGAAGAACGTGTTGATATTGTTCCTTACATCAGTGCTGAAGTCGATCATCCTCTGGCTGGCGAGCACGAGCCCGAGACCCCACTTCCTCCCCTCCCTGGCAGTCCTCTCGATAATGCTGCTTGAAGGGTAGCAGCCCTGGTAGCAGGCGTAGTTGTGGGCTTCGTCAACAACTACTAGAGTGTTCACAGGCTTCTTCGCCTCGTCAATACGGTCCCAAATCCTGCGTAGAACAGAGTAGACCACATACTTCCGCTCCTCCTGCCTCACGGTGCTCAAGTCTAAGACAACCAGCCTGTCCTTCTCCAGCCTCTCGAGAATATCTCTACTGCTGATTCTCCTTTTGTTCAAGGATTCAATGTATTCCTTCTGCAACGACATGAATGTGACGTATTTCCTCTTACTGGTTGATTTTCCCGCCACGATATTTATCACGGTCTCAAACAGCTTTACGAGTGATGAAGTTTCCCACTTAACCTTCTTCATCTCCTCCTCTAAATCAACTGTTTCAAGCAGCACGGGCATCTTTTCCAACGCCTCTCCCACCTTGTTTTCACTAATGCTGACTTCAACCTTCCCCTCAACGCCCTTAGCAAACTCGGTGATAGACCGGTCCTGGCTTTCCGAGAATTTACGCAGATCACCCTTGCTCAGTATGTACAGGATGAGCGAGACGTATAGCGCATCCTCTCCCGCCTCCTTAGCCGATATTTCTTTTTTCAAATACTCGGCTATGGACTCCAGGTCCAGCGTGATCTCGGACGCGTCTAACACTTTACCCTCGAACCCCGGCACGTTAACGTAGTCCTGCCCCGAGTGGTCGAACACTAATACTTTCCAGTCGGTTTTCTCGAGTACCTCGTTCACCAGGGCTACAACCAGCTTAGACTTGCCCGTGCCTGTCGCCCCTACCACTCCTACATGGTATTTAAGCGCCTCCGGCTTCAACGGTATTCTTATCCTGCTGAACTTATGCTCCCCCAGCTCCAGGCCGGTTTCAAGCGCGAGTTTTACATCCCTCGGTGACTCGACAAGGTAGACCTCGCTCCTCGGCGCCGGAGGCTGTCTCGGAGGGGTTAGCTGGCCGTTTGGCTGGAGAACCCCTAGCACTCTCACGTACGAGGTTTCAAAAACCACCTCCCTCCCCTGCTTAGCCAGCTCCGGGTTGTCTATGATGCTGGATCTCTGCGACTGGTTGAGCAACGGGTCGTTCATCCTTAAGCTACGTATAACTCCAAAGTAATCCGTGTTCTTCTCGTCATCCTTGATTATGACGAAGGCTTCCTCCATGACTTGGTTTTCACAGCCCTTGTACACATGGATGGGGACGTTGACGGGTGAGGAACCGCTTACAACTACACCGATAGGCTTCAAGAACTCCACCACTTTTATTATTAGCTTAACACGTATTTATGCGCATCATCCTGCATTGTTCTCCTTCTCACTGCTGGCTGATGCGAGAATGGCGAGTATTAGTGCTGCGACAACCACGACTATGATCGTCCCAGCGATTACTCCGCCGATGAACCAGATCCTTCCGCCCTTCCTCACGCGGAGGGAGAGCATTGCACCGCTCCCCCAGACGGCCCCGATAACCATCAGTGCGCCCTCCGACAAGCCTGCAAGCCCCTGGCTTAGCTGAAAGTAGTCACGAGTCACCAGGAACAATAGAACCAGGATGGCGATAACGGTTGCCGCCACCCCGTACACTATCCCGGTGTAGAACTCGCTCTCGAAGCACTCTTCGTGGTCCACTTAAAACCACCCTGCGCGGCCCCTTTCTTCTTCATCCTCTGGGCAGGCGCCGGGCGGTAGCATCAGCCTCACACTGGTCAGGCGGTACACCTTCTCCTTCAAGTTAACATGCCTCGGTAGCGTGTAAACCAGCTCATTCCACCTCCAATTCTTCAGGCACTCCGGCTTGGATAGCTCCACAGGTATTTTAGCCCTCGACAGCTCTGCAATAGCCTCCCCGAGGTTGCTGAAAACCAGGGGCTCCTCACCCCTCGGGTCTGGCTTGATCCTAGCCTTCACCCTTACACTCCAGTCGGGGCCTGCGAGCTCAACATCCGGCTCCGGGTGCCCCGGGTGGAAGACCACCTCCTCGAGCCTGGACGTGCTTACTTCAACAGGCTCATCAAGCACCGCCTCTACCCAGTTGAACCAGTGTGTGTGCACCCCATTCCTCGAGTACTCCAGCACCACCTTGCCCCCAGGGCTCATCAGTGCAACCGGGTGGTGGGAGAGCCTCAGCGCCGCAACATATATATTCCAGTCCACGCCGGAGTCGTTGGCCAGCTCCCATACAATGGGTTTCTCCAGGACGAAGTAGCGTAGTTTCTCAAACTCTCTCTCCAGCTCGAAAGCCAG
This region of Thermosphaera aggregans genomic DNA includes:
- a CDS encoding ATP-binding protein, which gives rise to MKPIGVVVSGSSPVNVPIHVYKGCENQVMEEAFVIIKDDEKNTDYFGVIRSLRMNDPLLNQSQRSSIIDNPELAKQGREVVFETSYVRVLGVLQPNGQLTPPRQPPAPRSEVYLVESPRDVKLALETGLELGEHKFSRIRIPLKPEALKYHVGVVGATGTGKSKLVVALVNEVLEKTDWKVLVFDHSGQDYVNVPGFEGKVLDASEITLDLESIAEYLKKEISAKEAGEDALYVSLILYILSKGDLRKFSESQDRSITEFAKGVEGKVEVSISENKVGEALEKMPVLLETVDLEEEMKKVKWETSSLVKLFETVINIVAGKSTSKRKYVTFMSLQKEYIESLNKRRISSRDILERLEKDRLVVLDLSTVRQEERKYVVYSVLRRIWDRIDEAKKPVNTLVVVDEAHNYACYQGCYPSSSIIERTAREGRKWGLGLVLASQRMIDFSTDVRNNINTFFFSKLQTPGDLDNLKGVLDLGGVEYDDLAILATREFYFAGLGNPLKYPVLIEVKQV